One stretch of Leadbetterella byssophila DSM 17132 DNA includes these proteins:
- a CDS encoding DNA-3-methyladenine glycosylase I: MSYCTYVQPLPEDNLHKIYHDHHYGYPIEDDNELFERLVLEINQAGLSWDLMLKKQKNFQKAYSNFHIATVAAYGEEEVNRLLQDAGIVRNRLKVAAAIHNAKVIIALQEEYGSFKKWLDFHRGKKKEEWMKLFKKTFKFTGGEIVNEFLMSTGYLPGAHDEDCPIYSKLTTL, from the coding sequence ATGAGTTACTGCACTTATGTTCAACCTTTACCCGAAGATAACTTACATAAAATCTACCATGACCATCACTATGGCTACCCCATAGAAGATGACAATGAACTTTTTGAGCGTCTCGTTTTAGAAATAAACCAAGCCGGACTGTCCTGGGATTTGATGTTGAAAAAGCAAAAGAACTTCCAAAAAGCTTACTCCAACTTTCACATAGCCACGGTGGCAGCTTATGGAGAAGAAGAAGTAAATAGGCTGCTTCAAGATGCAGGCATAGTCCGTAACCGCTTAAAAGTAGCGGCAGCTATACACAATGCGAAGGTTATCATTGCACTTCAAGAAGAATATGGAAGTTTCAAGAAATGGCTTGATTTTCACCGGGGTAAAAAAAAGGAAGAGTGGATGAAACTCTTTAAGAAAACCTTTAAATTTACCGGAGGGGAGATTGTCAACGAATTCCTGATGAGTACAGGTTACTTACCTGGAGCTCATGATGAAGATTGCCCTATCTATTCCAAATTAACAACCTTATGA
- a CDS encoding NUDIX hydrolase: protein MEKLQDAHKYKLWKSKLEENQLSIKDIEEVHTRRNHKGEVLFSLVLLHATTPSGKKIPPLCLVKGEVVTVLVCLIDQETSEKYLLTVLQRRIAEGGITVEHPAGMVDMLKTPREIALQEVREETGLEIKDEQLKPLMSDKRLFPSTGTSDECMYFFYTELFLNKEEIDALDQKQTGVDGEDIQTRVFPFPEAHKRMNNTNCLLLNYLYLQEVEDWPLLKQIKL, encoded by the coding sequence ATGGAAAAACTTCAGGACGCCCATAAATACAAACTCTGGAAGTCTAAACTGGAGGAAAATCAATTGAGTATAAAAGACATTGAAGAGGTCCACACCCGAAGAAATCATAAAGGTGAAGTTCTATTCTCTTTGGTACTACTACATGCTACTACGCCTTCAGGTAAAAAGATTCCACCTTTGTGCCTGGTTAAAGGGGAAGTAGTGACGGTATTGGTATGTTTAATCGACCAGGAAACCTCCGAAAAATATCTGTTGACCGTATTACAAAGGAGAATTGCGGAAGGCGGAATCACTGTGGAGCATCCTGCCGGAATGGTAGATATGCTGAAAACACCAAGAGAAATAGCATTACAAGAAGTAAGAGAGGAGACAGGGCTAGAGATTAAGGATGAGCAATTAAAGCCTTTGATGAGTGACAAAAGGCTCTTTCCTAGCACAGGAACCTCTGATGAATGCATGTACTTCTTTTATACTGAACTATTCCTGAATAAAGAGGAAATTGATGCACTAGACCAGAAACAAACAGGTGTAGACGGGGAAGATATTCAAACCCGGGTCTTCCCTTTTCCTGAAGCACATAAAAGAATGAATAATACCAATTGCCTACTTCTAAATTACCTCTATCTCCAAGAGGTAGAAGACTGGCCTTTATTAAAACAGATCAAGCTATGA
- a CDS encoding DUF3820 family protein, whose translation MVPDKEILLSLVRDKMPFGKYQGTLLADLPVSYLEWFQRKGGFPAGRLGMQLATVYEIKQNGLQEIIIELKKHGKTSGRP comes from the coding sequence ATGGTTCCAGATAAGGAGATACTCCTTAGCCTCGTTAGAGACAAAATGCCCTTTGGTAAATACCAAGGCACCCTATTAGCAGATCTTCCTGTGAGCTACCTGGAATGGTTTCAGAGAAAAGGAGGATTCCCTGCAGGTAGACTGGGCATGCAGCTAGCCACTGTCTATGAAATCAAACAAAACGGTCTACAGGAGATCATCATTGAACTTAAGAAACATGGAAAAACTTCAGGACGCCCATAA
- a CDS encoding bestrophin family protein yields MEIYNPKEWIKPVLYWHKADTMRKLFPYLIIAAVFSWGIAFFELEYLKISEKSWVKNITVVHSLLGFALSLLLVFRTNTAYDRWWEARKQWGALVNSCRILAYKLNAMLPQDDKSSRVFFRKSISMYTRALIGHLRSDYTTYMLDDLDHPEIEPDKHRPNQIAGLMFKTIHKLYREGKISSEDYRLVDQELNTLTNVCGACERIKNTPIPKSYISFLKKFIVIYVASLPSGFVFSIGYFVAVAVPFVFYVLASLEIIAESIEDPFGLDQDDLPIEKISGNIKKHVEELIPLQ; encoded by the coding sequence ATGGAAATTTATAACCCAAAAGAGTGGATAAAACCGGTTTTATATTGGCACAAAGCAGATACGATGAGGAAACTTTTTCCTTATCTGATTATTGCGGCTGTTTTTTCCTGGGGTATTGCTTTTTTTGAGCTGGAATATTTAAAAATTTCAGAGAAGAGTTGGGTAAAGAACATAACAGTAGTACATAGCCTTTTGGGTTTTGCTTTGTCTTTACTTTTGGTATTTCGTACAAACACAGCTTATGATAGGTGGTGGGAAGCCAGGAAACAGTGGGGCGCTTTGGTGAATTCTTGTAGGATTTTGGCCTATAAACTAAACGCTATGTTGCCTCAAGACGACAAGTCCTCCAGAGTATTTTTCAGGAAGAGCATCTCCATGTATACCAGGGCACTTATCGGACACTTACGGTCAGATTATACTACATACATGCTGGACGATCTAGATCATCCTGAGATAGAACCGGATAAGCACCGACCGAACCAGATAGCCGGTTTGATGTTCAAGACCATTCACAAGCTTTACAGAGAGGGCAAAATTAGCTCTGAGGATTACCGTTTGGTAGATCAGGAGCTCAATACCTTGACGAATGTTTGTGGGGCCTGTGAAAGGATTAAAAATACACCTATTCCCAAATCCTATATTTCATTCTTAAAGAAATTTATAGTGATCTATGTAGCCAGTTTGCCTTCCGGTTTTGTATTTTCCATAGGGTACTTTGTGGCGGTTGCAGTTCCATTTGTTTTTTATGTTTTGGCATCTTTAGAAATCATCGCAGAATCCATAGAGGATCCATTTGGATTAGACCAAGATGATTTACCTATTGAGAAGATTAGCGGAAATATCAAGAAACATGTAGAGGAACTTATTCCACTTCAATGA
- a CDS encoding RidA family protein, with protein MKKTLLFAFLSFTAYAQTPEQKLAELGLKIPEISKPIAAYTHAVRTGNLIFLSGKGPKNENGEYIIGKLGKDLSIEEGKQAAQRAALEHLAVLKAELGDLSKVKRIVKVLGMVNSTDDFTSHPQVINGYSELMQAVFASKGVHARSAVGHNSLPLGMAVEVEAIIEVE; from the coding sequence ATGAAGAAAACCCTACTATTCGCCTTCCTTAGCTTTACTGCTTATGCTCAAACTCCTGAGCAGAAACTAGCAGAACTAGGTCTCAAAATACCTGAAATTTCTAAGCCCATAGCAGCGTATACGCATGCCGTAAGGACAGGAAATTTAATCTTTCTATCTGGTAAAGGTCCAAAGAATGAAAATGGGGAATACATCATTGGAAAACTAGGCAAAGATCTAAGTATAGAAGAAGGGAAACAAGCTGCCCAGAGAGCCGCATTGGAACATTTGGCTGTACTAAAAGCAGAACTTGGAGACCTTTCCAAAGTAAAACGAATCGTAAAAGTGCTGGGGATGGTCAATTCTACGGATGACTTTACCTCACATCCACAAGTAATCAATGGATACAGCGAATTGATGCAAGCTGTTTTCGCAAGCAAAGGGGTACACGCTCGCTCTGCTGTAGGTCATAACTCTCTACCATTAGGTATGGCGGTAGAGGTGGAAGCCATCATTGAAGTGGAATAA